In a genomic window of Vespula vulgaris chromosome 21, iyVesVulg1.1, whole genome shotgun sequence:
- the LOC127071335 gene encoding protein TANC2 isoform X1, protein MRSRDSVVYTPVSIGPDTDDEETLVNAEVYSNDLAQIRALVESTGMLGGSTCPSCEMPFDKGKKRRLIDSCGHERCYSCLFRSEACPLCMRAEHQRADLNGDDEEDEEGLIDGRTFGEDFVVGSTIEPMSTLLPIDGAWIDDSSTINSLCGSPRPRSKLTTRANLTSRTIHQRDNLADNVSTGEHAKGSKSKMNSPLNSHTRQKPQMMTQSCPTPPNQRRRFFLNPKVLRSSFGPQRSSRRGTSSPEPPTADNPSALSAWMASSWEGKSRWPGLVLGKIKSLWSNSQGTANDGLNQLIDSSNKLADDEGGCVKPLSSKTRKSSQSDLYMRLGLLLGGNHGRENSPVDTTNYFTSASNRVPVNTGIQRAPMQGHDSSAASFSSLTSFETQTLASTNTSPVSTLTGTSSETEAAAALRSTNKPKSKIKGKIKSRDCDSAGSLVSISTSASASTSMSMSMSVSVSGLSNGSSSPLTPRRHSVNASQSNQPNEEVNQFKNRRTCVRRSARAGNVKGSIDPKLRFVQHHATSQLTLKPLFFEVPLLETEPLFTGRIWLLHEILSVINSSSPGILISGSPGTGKTALVLQLVEHSCFGRRRVQPVPPEITEEIENDREKSNASSTLQSNVRRTNEKVRELASHVVAYHFCQADNNSTCLVPDLIHSLAAQLCQAPQLIAYREYLLSEQHLQGSLSQRECTVDPDLALSRGIIEPLLTLRKANRLPESTMVILIDAVCEAEYHRPDRGDTIASFLTRHAPNFPSWLKVICTVRTQLLECAKQLPYTRISLDKTSNDVAGNNVTKDLSDYIGYRLAQSPAIQTNVTASVNGKTESSCSANQTRFASHLLTLARGSFLFAKLTLDLIESGHLVAKSASYKVLPVSLAQIFQLHFNLRFPTATSFDKVQPLLGVCLAALYPLTLLEIYYSINSLTTNHFVSWEDFMQRFKMLSGFLVKRLDDTYMFFHPSFREWLMRRDEGESTKFLCDLRLGHAAIAFRLSRLQAPLDGEKALELGHHVLKAHVYRGVAPCWPSRDLQAIWLASSTECVSSALCTLRNIYSPNVKVSRLLLLAGASPNHVTEYLGNAPVLCMYAHEGSVEMVSLLLEFGADVELTNSQGCTALSLAAARGHCDVVRRLAAAGASLGHVDMAGQCPLVHAARHGKLSVVGYLLACDWLVPSGLKISENVSSEIRREEAAQQAVVAAAAQGHESIVEYLLDMAEVIVDLPDTLIGETALTVAAANGSTTTVSALLARGASPLAVNAKGLSPLMLAAREGHWGTAERLLQGTLSSSTDTVLDDALTLLDQRDPSGRTALMLAASEGHTNLIEMFLDKGSVIEAKDKEGLTALCWACVRGRLTSVQNLLDHNSDVNTSDNTGRTPLDLAAFQGNPKLVQLLLEKGAAVEHVDLHGMRPLDRAIGCRNIPVVQCFLRRGAKLGPATWAMAAGKPDVLLILLNKLLEDGNVLYRKSRLKEASHRYAYALKKFPISPEEDCQGQEQGHMILQLQSFAQLRLNFFLNLSRCKRKMNEGAEAIELAEEALKVRPTSYEAFYARAKARVDVGLLEEAMSDVQEALQIAPAQNRQDRRVLIVLRDEIVSRIDEANANKESNDCNNRSRLRASVDTLTEL, encoded by the exons ATCTGGCGCAGATTCGTGCTTTGGTCGAATCGACGGGAATGCTTGGTGGTTCGACATGTCCTTCCTGCGAGATGCCCTTCGACAAAGGGAAAAAACGACGACTGATCGATTCCTGCGGGCACGAGAGATGTTACTCTTGCCTTTTCCGTAGCGAGGCTTGTCCACTGTGTATGAGGGCAGAACATCAACGAGCCGATCTCAATGGCGACGAtgaggaagacgaagaaggtTTGATCGATGGTAGAACCTTCGGTGAGGACTTCGTCGTCGGTTCTACCATCGAACCTATGTCAACCCTTTTACCTATCGATGGTGCTTGGATCGATGACTCATCGACGATTAACTCACTTTGCGGCAGTCCAAGGCCACGGAGTAAACTCACGACGCGGGCCAATCTAACGTCTAGAACAATCCAC cAACGAGACAACCTGGCTGACAACGTTTCAACCGGGGAGCACGCTAAAGGAtcgaaaagtaaaatgaaCTCGCCGTTGAACTCTCATACTCGACAAAAACCTCAAATGATGACTCAGA GTTGTCCTACGCCGCCCAATCAACGAAGAAGATTCTTTCTGAATCCTAAAGTATTGAGAAGTTCTTTTGGACCGCAAAGATCGTCCAGACGCGGAACCTCCTCACCTGAACCACCCACGGCTGATAATCCTTCTGCATTGTCAg CATGGATGGCATCATCTTGGGAAGGAAAATCAAGATGGCCAGGTCTGGTTCTGGGAAAAATCAAATCTTTATGGAGCAACAGTCAAGGAACGGCAAACGATGGACTTAATCAGCTAATCGATTCTTCCAATAAACTTGCAG ACGACGAAGGTGGTTGCGTGAAACCGTTGTCCTCGAAAACACGAAAATCCTCGCAGTCGGATCTTTACATGAGGTTGGGTCTATTGCTCGGTGGTAACCATGGACGAGAAAATTCACCGGTTGATACTACGAACTATTTTACGAGTGCGTCCAATCGTGTTCCCGTTAATACTGGTATTCAAAG AGCACCCATGCAAGGTCACGATAGTTCGGCAGCATCGTTCAGCAGTTTAACGAGCTTCGAGACGCAAACTCTCGCATCGACCAATACCAGTCCAGTATCAACGTTAACAGGTACATCGAGCGAAACCGAAGCCGCTGCTGCTTTACGTTCAACGAATAAACCGAAGAgcaagataaaaggaaaaataaagtcGAGAGATTGCGACAGTGCCGGTAGTTTGGTATCAATCTCAACCTCGGCATCAGCTTCTACGTCGATGTCGATGTCGATGTCAGTTTCCGTTTCCGGTCTTTCGAACGGTAGTTCGAGCCCGTTAACACCAAGAAGACATTCCGTTAATGCCTCGCAATCGAATCAACCCAATGAGGAAGTAAACCAATTTAAAAACCGACGAACCTGCGTCAGAAGATCGGCCAGGGCTGGTAACGTCAAGGGAAGCATCGACCCCAAAC TACGCTTCGTACAGCATCACGCCACGTCACAACTGACACTTAAGCCATTATTCTTCGAAGTTCCTCTTCTCGAAACCGAGCCCTTATTCACAGGACGTATCTGGCTACTTCACGAAATATTATCCGTGATAAACAGTTCGAGTCCTGGTATATTAATATCCGGATCACCTGGTACAGGTAAAACGGCATTGGTATTGCAGTTGGTGGAACATAGTTGTTTTGGAAGGCGACGCGTGCAACCGGTTCCGCCGGAAATAACCGAGGAGATCGagaacgatagagaaaaatcaaatgCCTCGAGCACTCTTCAATCGAATGTTAGGCGCACCAATGAAAAG GTTCGAGAATTAGCGTCCCACGTCGTGGCTTATCATTTTTGTCAAGCCGATAACAACAGCACCTGTCTTGTACCAGATTTGATTCATTCGTTAGCCGCACAATTATGTCAGGCACCTCAGCTGATCGCTTACAgggaatatttattatccgaACAACATCTACAAGGCTCCCTGTCGCAAAGAGAGTGCACCGTAGATCCGGATCTTGCTCTTTCGAGAGGCATCATCGAACCGCTCTTAACATTAAGAAAAGCTAACAGATTGCCTGAATCTACGATG gTAATTCTCATCGATGCCGTTTGCGAAGCAGAATATCACAGACCGGACAGAGGTGACACAATAGCGTCCTTCTTAACAAGGCACGCACCTAATTTTCCAAGCTGGCTTAAGGTCATTTGTACGGTTAGAACACAATTATTGGAATGCGCGAAACAACTTCCTTATACCAGGATATCATTGGACAAAACTTCAAACGATGTTGCTGGCAACAACGTCACGAAGGACTTGTCCGATTACATTGGTTATAGACTCGCTCAAAGTCCTGCGATACAGACTAACGTAACCGCATCTGTTAATGGAAAAACGGAATCATCGTGTAGCGCCAATCAAACGAGATTTGCCTCGCATTTATTAACACTCGCCAGAGGAAGTTTTCTCTTCGCCAAATTGACCTTGGATCTCATCGAAAGTGGACATCTCGTTGCTAAATCAGCGAGTTacaaa gtTCTACCAGTTTCCCTCGCACAAATCTTCCAATTACATTTCAACCTGAGATTTCCAACGGCGACCTCCTTCGACAAGGTCCAACCTCTTCTGGGCGTATGTCTGGCTGCGTTGTATCCCCTAACtctattagaaatttattattcgataaattcgtTAACTACGAATCACTTCGTTTCCTGGGAGGACTTCATGCAGAGATTCAAG ATGCTCTCTGGGTTTCTCGTGAAACGACTAGACGACACATATATGTTCTTTCACCCGTCGTTCAGGGAATGGTTAATGAGAAGAGACGAAGGTGAATCTACTAAGTTTCTCTGCGACCTGAGACTCGGCCATGCAGCTATTGCGTTTAGATTATCGCGTCTACAGGCACCATTGGACGGTGAAAAAGCTTTGGAGCTTGGCCATCACGTTTTGAAGGCACACGTTTACAGAGGTGTTGCCCCTTGTTGGCCATCACGCGATTTACAA GCAATCTGGCTAGCCTCATCCACGGAATGCGTTTCCTCGGCACTGTGCACATTACGTAATATTTATAGCCCGAATGTAAAAGTATCAAGATTGCTTCTGCTGGCAGGAGCATCACCGAATCACGTAACCGAATACTTGGGCAACGCACCGGTTCTTTGTATGTACGCTCACGAAGGTTCAGTAGAGATGGTCTCGCTTCTTCTCGAATTTGGTGCGGACGTTGAATTGACTAATAGCCAAGGTTGCACGGCATTGTCTCTCGCGGCAGCACGAGGTCATTGTGACGTTGTTAGAAg atTAGCCGCAGCTGGAGCTTCCCTTGGTCACGTCGACATGGCAGGACAATGTCCATTGGTACACGCAGCGAGACACGGTAAATTGTCCGTAGTTGGTTATCTCTTGGCATGCGATTGGCTCGTACCGAGTGGTTTAAAAATCTCCGAAAACGTGTCGTCGGAGATAAGAAGGGAAGAGGCTGCTCAGCAAGCGGTCGTCGCAGCTGCTGCTCAAGGTCACGAGTCGATCGTCGAGTATTTGTTGGACATGGCCGAGGTTATAGTCGATTTACCGGACACGTTGATCGGTGAAACCGCTTTGACGGTTGCCGCAGCGAATGGCTCGACTACAACAGTTTCCGCACTTTTGGCTCGTGGTGCTAGCCCATTGGCTGTTAACGCTAAAGGTCTCTCGCCGTTGATGCTGGCCGCGAGAGAAGGTCATTGGGGTACCGCTGAAAGACTCTTGCAAGGAACTCTTTCGAGCAGTACCGACACTGTCCTCGATGACGCGTTAACGTTATTGGACCAACGCGATCCTTCTGGTCGTACGGCGTTGATGTTAGCTGCCTCGGAAGGTCATACCAATCTCATCGAAATGTTTCTCGATAAAGGATCCGTAATCGAGGCCAAAGACAAGGAAGGCCTTACCGCTCTTTGTTGGGCATGCGTTAGAGGAAGATTAACCAGCGTACAAAATCTTCTCGATCATAACTCTGACGTTAACACGAGCGACAACACCGGTAGAACACCTTTGGATTTGGCCGCGTTTCAg GGTAATCCAAAGCTCGTACAATTGTTACTTGAGAAAGGAGCTGCTGTCGAACACGTTGACTTGCACGGCATGCGACCATTGGACAGAGCAATCGGATGTCGCAATATACCGGTTGTACAATGTTTCTTACGACGAGGTGCCAAACTTGGACCAGCTACTTGGGCAATGGCCGCTGGAAAACCCGATGTCTTGCTTATATTGTTGAACAAACTTCTGGAGGATGGAAATGTACTTTATCGAAAGAGTCGTTTAAAGGAGGCCTCTCATCGATACGCATACGCTCTTAAAAAATTTCCTATCTCGCCTGAGGAGGATTGTCAGGGACAAGAACAGGGTCACATGATACTGCAACTTCAGAGTTTTGCTCAATTGCGATTGAACTTCTTCCTGAATCTTAGCCGGTGCAAGCGCAAGATGAAC GAAGGTGCAGAAGCCATTGAGCTTGCCGAAGAAGCATTGAAAGTCCGACCAACGTCTTACGAAGCGTTTTACGCGCGTGCAAAAGCTCGAGTTGACGTTGGTTTGCTCGAGGAAGCTATGTCGGACGTACAGGAAGCATTACAAATAGCACCGGCACAAAATCGTCAGGACCGTCGAGTTTTAATCGTTCTAAGGGATGAAATAGTCTCACGAATCGACGAGGCTAATGCGAATAAAGAATCAAACGATTGTAATAATCGATCGCGTCTACGTGCTTCCGTCGACACTCTTAcggaattataa
- the LOC127071335 gene encoding protein TANC2 isoform X3: MRSRDSVVYTPVSIGPDTDDEETLVNAEVYSNDLAQIRALVESTGMLGGSTCPSCEMPFDKGKKRRLIDSCGHERCYSCLFRSEACPLCMRAEHQRADLNGDDEEDEEGLIDGRTFGEDFVVGSTIEPMSTLLPIDGAWIDDSSTINSLCGSPRPRSKLTTRANLTSRTIHQRDNLADNVSTGEHAKGSKSKMNSPLNSHTRQKPQMMTQSCPTPPNQRRRFFLNPKVLRSSFGPQRSSRRGTSSPEPPTADNPSALSDDEGGCVKPLSSKTRKSSQSDLYMRLGLLLGGNHGRENSPVDTTNYFTSASNRVPVNTGIQRAPMQGHDSSAASFSSLTSFETQTLASTNTSPVSTLTGTSSETEAAAALRSTNKPKSKIKGKIKSRDCDSAGSLVSISTSASASTSMSMSMSVSVSGLSNGSSSPLTPRRHSVNASQSNQPNEEVNQFKNRRTCVRRSARAGNVKGSIDPKLRFVQHHATSQLTLKPLFFEVPLLETEPLFTGRIWLLHEILSVINSSSPGILISGSPGTGKTALVLQLVEHSCFGRRRVQPVPPEITEEIENDREKSNASSTLQSNVRRTNEKVRELASHVVAYHFCQADNNSTCLVPDLIHSLAAQLCQAPQLIAYREYLLSEQHLQGSLSQRECTVDPDLALSRGIIEPLLTLRKANRLPESTMVILIDAVCEAEYHRPDRGDTIASFLTRHAPNFPSWLKVICTVRTQLLECAKQLPYTRISLDKTSNDVAGNNVTKDLSDYIGYRLAQSPAIQTNVTASVNGKTESSCSANQTRFASHLLTLARGSFLFAKLTLDLIESGHLVAKSASYKVLPVSLAQIFQLHFNLRFPTATSFDKVQPLLGVCLAALYPLTLLEIYYSINSLTTNHFVSWEDFMQRFKMLSGFLVKRLDDTYMFFHPSFREWLMRRDEGESTKFLCDLRLGHAAIAFRLSRLQAPLDGEKALELGHHVLKAHVYRGVAPCWPSRDLQAIWLASSTECVSSALCTLRNIYSPNVKVSRLLLLAGASPNHVTEYLGNAPVLCMYAHEGSVEMVSLLLEFGADVELTNSQGCTALSLAAARGHCDVVRRLAAAGASLGHVDMAGQCPLVHAARHGKLSVVGYLLACDWLVPSGLKISENVSSEIRREEAAQQAVVAAAAQGHESIVEYLLDMAEVIVDLPDTLIGETALTVAAANGSTTTVSALLARGASPLAVNAKGLSPLMLAAREGHWGTAERLLQGTLSSSTDTVLDDALTLLDQRDPSGRTALMLAASEGHTNLIEMFLDKGSVIEAKDKEGLTALCWACVRGRLTSVQNLLDHNSDVNTSDNTGRTPLDLAAFQGNPKLVQLLLEKGAAVEHVDLHGMRPLDRAIGCRNIPVVQCFLRRGAKLGPATWAMAAGKPDVLLILLNKLLEDGNVLYRKSRLKEASHRYAYALKKFPISPEEDCQGQEQGHMILQLQSFAQLRLNFFLNLSRCKRKMNEGAEAIELAEEALKVRPTSYEAFYARAKARVDVGLLEEAMSDVQEALQIAPAQNRQDRRVLIVLRDEIVSRIDEANANKESNDCNNRSRLRASVDTLTEL, translated from the exons ATCTGGCGCAGATTCGTGCTTTGGTCGAATCGACGGGAATGCTTGGTGGTTCGACATGTCCTTCCTGCGAGATGCCCTTCGACAAAGGGAAAAAACGACGACTGATCGATTCCTGCGGGCACGAGAGATGTTACTCTTGCCTTTTCCGTAGCGAGGCTTGTCCACTGTGTATGAGGGCAGAACATCAACGAGCCGATCTCAATGGCGACGAtgaggaagacgaagaaggtTTGATCGATGGTAGAACCTTCGGTGAGGACTTCGTCGTCGGTTCTACCATCGAACCTATGTCAACCCTTTTACCTATCGATGGTGCTTGGATCGATGACTCATCGACGATTAACTCACTTTGCGGCAGTCCAAGGCCACGGAGTAAACTCACGACGCGGGCCAATCTAACGTCTAGAACAATCCAC cAACGAGACAACCTGGCTGACAACGTTTCAACCGGGGAGCACGCTAAAGGAtcgaaaagtaaaatgaaCTCGCCGTTGAACTCTCATACTCGACAAAAACCTCAAATGATGACTCAGA GTTGTCCTACGCCGCCCAATCAACGAAGAAGATTCTTTCTGAATCCTAAAGTATTGAGAAGTTCTTTTGGACCGCAAAGATCGTCCAGACGCGGAACCTCCTCACCTGAACCACCCACGGCTGATAATCCTTCTGCATTGTCAg ACGACGAAGGTGGTTGCGTGAAACCGTTGTCCTCGAAAACACGAAAATCCTCGCAGTCGGATCTTTACATGAGGTTGGGTCTATTGCTCGGTGGTAACCATGGACGAGAAAATTCACCGGTTGATACTACGAACTATTTTACGAGTGCGTCCAATCGTGTTCCCGTTAATACTGGTATTCAAAG AGCACCCATGCAAGGTCACGATAGTTCGGCAGCATCGTTCAGCAGTTTAACGAGCTTCGAGACGCAAACTCTCGCATCGACCAATACCAGTCCAGTATCAACGTTAACAGGTACATCGAGCGAAACCGAAGCCGCTGCTGCTTTACGTTCAACGAATAAACCGAAGAgcaagataaaaggaaaaataaagtcGAGAGATTGCGACAGTGCCGGTAGTTTGGTATCAATCTCAACCTCGGCATCAGCTTCTACGTCGATGTCGATGTCGATGTCAGTTTCCGTTTCCGGTCTTTCGAACGGTAGTTCGAGCCCGTTAACACCAAGAAGACATTCCGTTAATGCCTCGCAATCGAATCAACCCAATGAGGAAGTAAACCAATTTAAAAACCGACGAACCTGCGTCAGAAGATCGGCCAGGGCTGGTAACGTCAAGGGAAGCATCGACCCCAAAC TACGCTTCGTACAGCATCACGCCACGTCACAACTGACACTTAAGCCATTATTCTTCGAAGTTCCTCTTCTCGAAACCGAGCCCTTATTCACAGGACGTATCTGGCTACTTCACGAAATATTATCCGTGATAAACAGTTCGAGTCCTGGTATATTAATATCCGGATCACCTGGTACAGGTAAAACGGCATTGGTATTGCAGTTGGTGGAACATAGTTGTTTTGGAAGGCGACGCGTGCAACCGGTTCCGCCGGAAATAACCGAGGAGATCGagaacgatagagaaaaatcaaatgCCTCGAGCACTCTTCAATCGAATGTTAGGCGCACCAATGAAAAG GTTCGAGAATTAGCGTCCCACGTCGTGGCTTATCATTTTTGTCAAGCCGATAACAACAGCACCTGTCTTGTACCAGATTTGATTCATTCGTTAGCCGCACAATTATGTCAGGCACCTCAGCTGATCGCTTACAgggaatatttattatccgaACAACATCTACAAGGCTCCCTGTCGCAAAGAGAGTGCACCGTAGATCCGGATCTTGCTCTTTCGAGAGGCATCATCGAACCGCTCTTAACATTAAGAAAAGCTAACAGATTGCCTGAATCTACGATG gTAATTCTCATCGATGCCGTTTGCGAAGCAGAATATCACAGACCGGACAGAGGTGACACAATAGCGTCCTTCTTAACAAGGCACGCACCTAATTTTCCAAGCTGGCTTAAGGTCATTTGTACGGTTAGAACACAATTATTGGAATGCGCGAAACAACTTCCTTATACCAGGATATCATTGGACAAAACTTCAAACGATGTTGCTGGCAACAACGTCACGAAGGACTTGTCCGATTACATTGGTTATAGACTCGCTCAAAGTCCTGCGATACAGACTAACGTAACCGCATCTGTTAATGGAAAAACGGAATCATCGTGTAGCGCCAATCAAACGAGATTTGCCTCGCATTTATTAACACTCGCCAGAGGAAGTTTTCTCTTCGCCAAATTGACCTTGGATCTCATCGAAAGTGGACATCTCGTTGCTAAATCAGCGAGTTacaaa gtTCTACCAGTTTCCCTCGCACAAATCTTCCAATTACATTTCAACCTGAGATTTCCAACGGCGACCTCCTTCGACAAGGTCCAACCTCTTCTGGGCGTATGTCTGGCTGCGTTGTATCCCCTAACtctattagaaatttattattcgataaattcgtTAACTACGAATCACTTCGTTTCCTGGGAGGACTTCATGCAGAGATTCAAG ATGCTCTCTGGGTTTCTCGTGAAACGACTAGACGACACATATATGTTCTTTCACCCGTCGTTCAGGGAATGGTTAATGAGAAGAGACGAAGGTGAATCTACTAAGTTTCTCTGCGACCTGAGACTCGGCCATGCAGCTATTGCGTTTAGATTATCGCGTCTACAGGCACCATTGGACGGTGAAAAAGCTTTGGAGCTTGGCCATCACGTTTTGAAGGCACACGTTTACAGAGGTGTTGCCCCTTGTTGGCCATCACGCGATTTACAA GCAATCTGGCTAGCCTCATCCACGGAATGCGTTTCCTCGGCACTGTGCACATTACGTAATATTTATAGCCCGAATGTAAAAGTATCAAGATTGCTTCTGCTGGCAGGAGCATCACCGAATCACGTAACCGAATACTTGGGCAACGCACCGGTTCTTTGTATGTACGCTCACGAAGGTTCAGTAGAGATGGTCTCGCTTCTTCTCGAATTTGGTGCGGACGTTGAATTGACTAATAGCCAAGGTTGCACGGCATTGTCTCTCGCGGCAGCACGAGGTCATTGTGACGTTGTTAGAAg atTAGCCGCAGCTGGAGCTTCCCTTGGTCACGTCGACATGGCAGGACAATGTCCATTGGTACACGCAGCGAGACACGGTAAATTGTCCGTAGTTGGTTATCTCTTGGCATGCGATTGGCTCGTACCGAGTGGTTTAAAAATCTCCGAAAACGTGTCGTCGGAGATAAGAAGGGAAGAGGCTGCTCAGCAAGCGGTCGTCGCAGCTGCTGCTCAAGGTCACGAGTCGATCGTCGAGTATTTGTTGGACATGGCCGAGGTTATAGTCGATTTACCGGACACGTTGATCGGTGAAACCGCTTTGACGGTTGCCGCAGCGAATGGCTCGACTACAACAGTTTCCGCACTTTTGGCTCGTGGTGCTAGCCCATTGGCTGTTAACGCTAAAGGTCTCTCGCCGTTGATGCTGGCCGCGAGAGAAGGTCATTGGGGTACCGCTGAAAGACTCTTGCAAGGAACTCTTTCGAGCAGTACCGACACTGTCCTCGATGACGCGTTAACGTTATTGGACCAACGCGATCCTTCTGGTCGTACGGCGTTGATGTTAGCTGCCTCGGAAGGTCATACCAATCTCATCGAAATGTTTCTCGATAAAGGATCCGTAATCGAGGCCAAAGACAAGGAAGGCCTTACCGCTCTTTGTTGGGCATGCGTTAGAGGAAGATTAACCAGCGTACAAAATCTTCTCGATCATAACTCTGACGTTAACACGAGCGACAACACCGGTAGAACACCTTTGGATTTGGCCGCGTTTCAg GGTAATCCAAAGCTCGTACAATTGTTACTTGAGAAAGGAGCTGCTGTCGAACACGTTGACTTGCACGGCATGCGACCATTGGACAGAGCAATCGGATGTCGCAATATACCGGTTGTACAATGTTTCTTACGACGAGGTGCCAAACTTGGACCAGCTACTTGGGCAATGGCCGCTGGAAAACCCGATGTCTTGCTTATATTGTTGAACAAACTTCTGGAGGATGGAAATGTACTTTATCGAAAGAGTCGTTTAAAGGAGGCCTCTCATCGATACGCATACGCTCTTAAAAAATTTCCTATCTCGCCTGAGGAGGATTGTCAGGGACAAGAACAGGGTCACATGATACTGCAACTTCAGAGTTTTGCTCAATTGCGATTGAACTTCTTCCTGAATCTTAGCCGGTGCAAGCGCAAGATGAAC GAAGGTGCAGAAGCCATTGAGCTTGCCGAAGAAGCATTGAAAGTCCGACCAACGTCTTACGAAGCGTTTTACGCGCGTGCAAAAGCTCGAGTTGACGTTGGTTTGCTCGAGGAAGCTATGTCGGACGTACAGGAAGCATTACAAATAGCACCGGCACAAAATCGTCAGGACCGTCGAGTTTTAATCGTTCTAAGGGATGAAATAGTCTCACGAATCGACGAGGCTAATGCGAATAAAGAATCAAACGATTGTAATAATCGATCGCGTCTACGTGCTTCCGTCGACACTCTTAcggaattataa